The DNA region ATTATTTAATCCAAGATAATACAAAGGAGATACTATTTTTATTTTATAAAGGTATTTTTTTGCTACTACACTATCTTCACTTGCTTCATAAATCTTTCCATAGATACTTTTTTTATCTATTGGGTTTATTTCATCTTGTATTATTAGTTCTACATCTGTATCTACTATATCTTCTATTTCTATAAACTCTTCACTTACAAATACTACTTCAAATTCATATGGACTATTTACTTTACTAATACCATTTAGTTTATATACACTCAAACTCTCATTTAGTATATCTGGCAAGTCACTTCTATAGTTTATTAGTCTTATTCTTGCTTTTATGTTTTGGTTGATTTCTGATCGCAGTTGTTTAGTAATATTTTCTATTTTGCTAGACATAAAAATAGCCTTTATAAAAGTAATAGAAAATATTATCTAAAAATAAATTAAAAAATTATTAATATTTGATGAAAATTAATTTGCACTAGCTATAAAAAGCTCGAAAAGTTTCGAGCTTTTAAAAATTACGCTTCTACTTCAACTGTTACGGGTGTTGATTCCTAAATCACGTGTTTTGTACAGTAACCATGTGCAACTAAGTTAAGTTTTTTACCAGTTGGAATAATTGTAAAAATTGTAGTGTTATGGGCTTTAATATTTCCTAGTGTTCCTGGAACATAAGTAGCTTTTGCAGTTTTTTCACAGTGGATAAATGGCGAGTGTCTATCAATAAGATCTTTTTTCGCTTCTCTCAACAGTATAAATGTCAACATATTTATTAATTTTTGGCATTATTTCTTTTTTTAAAATCGATATTATTATATAATAAAAATTATTAATTGATAATCCTACTTAAAATTATAAAATAATAATTTAAGTTAAAAATTAGAATTATAGTCTTATTTTTAGATATAATTTCGCCATGAATAAAGAAGATCATTTTATACAACAATTTACAAATCAAACAAATTTAATAGGTGATGATGCTGCTGTTATTGGAGAAATGGTTTATTCTCAAGATGCATTTTTTGAAAATGTTCATTTTAAAAAGGATTGGATGAGTTTAAAACAAATAGCTGCAAAATCAATGCTTGTAAATATTTCTGATGCAATCGCAATGAATGCAATACCGCAATATGCCCTTTTAACTGTTGCAATTCCTGCTTATTATTCTACATCTGATATGAGGAAATTAGCAAATGGATTTAAAAAAGTGGCAAAAGATTATAATATAAAAATTATAGGTGGAGACACTATAAGTAATGAAAAGCTTGATATTTCAGTAACAATAATTTCAAAAAGTGAAAATCCTATATTTAGAAATGGAGCAAAAAAAGATGATTTAGTTTGCTATACAGGAGATTTAGGAACTTGTAAAAAAGATTTAAAAAAACTTTTTAAAGGTAAAAAAATCTCTTCAAAATCAAAATTTATAAAGCCAAAATTAAAAGATAATTTTTTTTATGAAATTGCAAAATACGTAAATGCTTCATTAGATATTTCAGATGGATTATTCTTTGAGCTTGAAAGATTATCTAAATCAAGTAAAGTAGGCTTTGAGTTCTTTGATAAAATATCAGAAAATATTGGAACTTCAGGCGAAGAGTATGAGATGTTATTTACTTTTCCTAAAAAATATTTAGAAAAAATAATGGCAGCATCTAAAAAACATAATATTGCATTGAATATTTTTGCAAAAGTAATTGAGGGAAAATATGAAACAAAGTATAAAAATCATCATTTTAATAAAAGGGATAATAATTGAATAACTTACAAAGATACTTAAATCACTCAAAAATAGATGTACTTTTCAAGCAAAATAAAGATGATTTTGTTGTAACAGAAGTACCATTATATGATTTTACAAATGAGGGTGAACATTTAATTATAAAATTTAGAAAAAAAGATTTGACAACTTGGGATGCAGTATCTATTTTTGCTAATCATTTTGGCTGTTCTACAAGAGATATTGGATATGCAGGTTTAAAAGATAAAAATGCAATGACAATACAAAGCATTTCAATAAATAAAAAATATGAAGAAAAACTTTCAAGTTTTGAACATGACAAAATTAAAATTTTAGAGACTACCTATCATCAAAATAAGATAAAAATAGGACATTTAAAAGGTAATAAATTTTTTATTAGATTAAAAAGAGTTTCTACTATTGATGCAAGAATAATTGAACAAGTTTTAGCACAATTAGCAATTTTTGGTATGCCTAATTATTTTGGATTTCAAAGATTTGGAATTGAAGGAGATAATTATAAAAAAGGTGAAGAAATAGTAAATGGTCAAAGAAGAGAAAAAGATAGAAAATTAAGACAAATGTATGTAAATGCATACCAAAGTTTTTTATTTAATAACTGGTTATCTAAAAGAATTGAAATATCAAAATTAATAGAAGCATTTGAGCCAAAAGAGATTTATCAGAAATTACATTTACCGCAAGATTTAGTAAAACAAATGAAAGAACAAAAACACCCATTTAAAATTATGCTTGGAGATTTACTTAGCCATTATCCTTTTGGTAAGATCTTTTATGCAGAAGATTTAGAAAGTGAAGCAACTAAATTTTTTGATAAAGATAGAGTTCCGACGGGTTTATTATGTGGTAAAAGAGTAAAAACTGCACAAGATTATGCACTTGAATATGAAAAAGATTTTACTAAAACTTTAAAAGAAGATGGAGCAAGAAGATTTGCATGGGTTTTTCCAATTGATATTGAAAGTAATTATAAAGAGGATAAAAACTGGATGGAGTTATCCTTTTATCTTCCAAAAGGATCTTATGCTACTGAATTTATTGCTGAGTTAATTCATCAATAATTAAAATATATTAATTTTTTGTTATTTATGTTAAGTAAAAAAAAGATAGACTTATATAATAAAGTCTATCTAAAAGGTCATATATGAAATATGAAGAGCTTATAAAAGAATTGTGTGATGTTATTAAAGAATCAGAAAAAAATGCAAGTTTGATTTATGATAATTTTGAATCAATTCAAGAACATATAAATACTTCCTCTTTATTAATGAAAGAAAAAAATAAAATTTCAGAAATAATCTCAAATTCATTAGGTTTATTACAACACCAAGATATGCATAGACAAAAAATAGAAAGAGTTGTAAATTTTGTTTGTGAAAAAAATAATATTGATAAATCTCAATATAATTTAGCAGATTCTGCTAAAACAATAGATAAAAATGATTGTAATGATATTGTTAATGATGATGAGCTAGAAGCATTGATTAAACAAATGCAACAAAACTAATATAAACAAATTTGTTTTATATTATTATGATACAAATTAAAGAATTAGAATATAACCTTGAAAAGTTAGAAAAATTAACAACATCAAGAGACTCAATTCAAGGTCTAAAAATTTATAAAGATGCTTTAACTAAATTAAAACAGATAAAAAGAATTGATGACTTTCATGAAATATTAAATCAAGTATTAAAAGCCTTAAGTGGCATAGAAGCTCATGGATTCTTTACAGATGAAGAATATGCATATGTAACAAAAATAAGAAAAATAAAAAGAAGAGATTAATCTTCTTTTATTTTTATATTATTTAGTTCTTTAAATATTTTTGATGATGTAACTTCCACATCTTTTGCTTTTTCATTCAAAGAGTTGTTATCTTCTTTATTAGCATTTGCATCTACTAGTTTTTGTAGTTTATCTTCTAAAATATTATTTAAATTTTTAATTGTTTCGATATTATCAGTTTTTGGATTTTCTGTTTGTGCATAAGTATCTAACCAATCATTTAACGAGTTTTTACTTTGTACTTTCCATGATTTATAATTACCTAGTTTTGAATAAACTTCATTTTTCTTTTTAAGTATTTCAACTTTTACTTTTGCTGTATCATATACTAAATCTACATTAGATACACCCGCTCTTGCTTCTTCTAAAAAGCTTGCTTTTGAAGCAGCAGTTACAAGTGAATCTGACATACTTGCAATATATGAAGACATTTTTGAAATATCTTCTGCGACTTTTGCATTGTTTTGAGTAGCTATATCTAAGTTATTTACGGCATCATTAATTTGAATAATACCTTTTTCTTGCTCTCTTGATGCAACAGCAACACTATCTATCATTTCAATTGTACTTGAAATATGAGTATTAAGCTCTTTGTATCCTTCAATCATATTATCAGATATTGTTTTACCTTCAGTTGTTTTTAGTGTAGCATCTTCTACAAGTTCTTTAATCTCTTTAGC from Malaciobacter molluscorum LMG 25693 includes:
- a CDS encoding thiamine-phosphate kinase, which translates into the protein MNKEDHFIQQFTNQTNLIGDDAAVIGEMVYSQDAFFENVHFKKDWMSLKQIAAKSMLVNISDAIAMNAIPQYALLTVAIPAYYSTSDMRKLANGFKKVAKDYNIKIIGGDTISNEKLDISVTIISKSENPIFRNGAKKDDLVCYTGDLGTCKKDLKKLFKGKKISSKSKFIKPKLKDNFFYEIAKYVNASLDISDGLFFELERLSKSSKVGFEFFDKISENIGTSGEEYEMLFTFPKKYLEKIMAASKKHNIALNIFAKVIEGKYETKYKNHHFNKRDNN
- the truD gene encoding tRNA pseudouridine(13) synthase TruD, coding for MNNLQRYLNHSKIDVLFKQNKDDFVVTEVPLYDFTNEGEHLIIKFRKKDLTTWDAVSIFANHFGCSTRDIGYAGLKDKNAMTIQSISINKKYEEKLSSFEHDKIKILETTYHQNKIKIGHLKGNKFFIRLKRVSTIDARIIEQVLAQLAIFGMPNYFGFQRFGIEGDNYKKGEEIVNGQRREKDRKLRQMYVNAYQSFLFNNWLSKRIEISKLIEAFEPKEIYQKLHLPQDLVKQMKEQKHPFKIMLGDLLSHYPFGKIFYAEDLESEATKFFDKDRVPTGLLCGKRVKTAQDYALEYEKDFTKTLKEDGARRFAWVFPIDIESNYKEDKNWMELSFYLPKGSYATEFIAELIHQ